TTTGCATTTTGATATTTATATTTGATATTTAATATTTGATATTTAATATTTATTTGTTGTCTCCCCCAAATCCTATTTTGCAGAACCCTGGATGTTAATTTACCATATTCTCAATTCATTGTCAATTTTTTTCTTTGGCTTTTTCCTCCGGTGTATTATTTTCACTGAATCGACCCATTTTGCGGAATTTTTTATACCGTTTTAAAACAAGGGTTGAGGTGTTATGTTTTTGGAGTTCATAAAGATGTTTGATTAATGCCTTTTTAACATTATCACATATTTCATCTATGTTTCGGTGTGCTCCACCTGCTGGTTCCTGGATAATTTCGTCAATTATTTCTAATTCAAGGAGGTCTTTTGCGGTAAGGCGAAGGGTGGCGGCTGATTCTGGGGCTTTATCTTTATCTTCCCAGAGGATAGCGGCACAGCCTTCTGGGGAAATAACCGAGTAAATTGCATTTTCTAACATTAAAATTCTATCACCTACGGCTATGGCTAATGCACCACCACTACCACCTTCTCCAATGATGGTAACGATAATAGGTGTTTTAAGTTGGGAGAGTGCAAATAGATTTTTAGCTATCGCTTCTCCCTGACCTCTTTCTTCTGCCCCTATCCCTGGATAGGCACCTGGGGTATCGATAAAAGTCAATAGTGGTTTTTTGAATTTCTCAGCTAATTCCATTATTCGCAGAGCCTTGCGGTATCCTTCTGGATGAGGCATACCGAAATTACATAGAAGATTACTTTTGGTATCTCTACCTTTTTTGTGTCCAATTATAAATACACATTGGCCTTCTAAAAAGGCAATACCACCTATTATTGCCGGGTCATCTGAGTATTTTCTATCGCCATGCAATTCGATAAAATCAGTAAAAATCTTCGAGATATAATCTATCGTGTTCGGTCTTTGTGGATGTCGAGCTAACTGAGTTATTTGCCAGGGGGTAAGATTAGCGAATATCTTGCGTTTTATTGTCGCTACTTGTTTTTCTAATTCCTTAACCTGTTTTGTTACATCTAAATCTTGTTTAGTCTGACTAATACTGGTTAGTTCTGTAATTTTGTTTTCTAATTCTTCAATTGGTCGTTCAAAATCTAAATATGTATTTCCCATAGGTATTTTGCCTTTACCGAGCTTTTCCTACCAAATCTGCGAATTCTCTTGGATTAATAGATTTAGCTAATGCTTCTTCATAAGAAACTATTTTTTTAGCCACTAATTCTGCTAAAGATTGGTCCATACTGCGCATACCTTGTTTTTTTCCGGTTTGAAGCACGGAAGGTATCTGGTAAGTTTTGGCTTCACGAATAAGAGACCTGACGGCTGGCACAGCCACCAGAACCTCAAAAGCGGCTACTCTCCCTTTTTCAACTACCTTTCTAATCAAAAGTTGTGAAATAACACCGACTAAATTAACGGTTAATTGAGAACGGACTTGAGGTTGTTGATGAGGGGGGAAAACATCGACTATTCGGTCAATAGTTGAAACTGTATCTGTGGTATGGAGTGTGCCGAGAACCAAATGTCCAGTTTCCGCCGCGGTCACAGCTAATTGTATCGTTTCCAGGTCACGCATCTCACCTATTAAGATAACATCCGGGTCCTGGCGAAAGACATGTTTTAATGCCTCACTAAAAGATAAAGTATCTGATTCTAATTGTCTTTGATTTACAACCGCTTTTTTACATTCATGAGTGAACTCAATCGGGTCTTCAATCGTCATTATATGAACCGGGAAAGTCTCGTTAATATAATCAATTAAAGCGGCTTGAGTCGTAGTTTTTCCTGCCCCAGCTGAGCCAGTAATTAATAAAAGCCCTCTTGGCCTGCGACATAAATCTTTACAGATTTCAGGCAGACCTAATTCATCCATAGTTTGGGTTTTTAATGGAATAATTCGGCAGACTATTCCTATCATTTCGCGTTGTTGGAAGATATGTGTTCTGAATCTTGCCAAACCAGGTATTTCATAACTCAAGTCCAGCCCCAATGATGCCTCAAATCTGCGTTGTTGGGTTGGTGTTAGCATATCATAAGCTAATTTTTTAGTATCTGCCTCGGTAAGTTTGGGTAGAGTTTCCAGGGCAACTAAATCCCCATAGACCCTGAGTAAAGGTGGACTTCCAACCTTTAAATGCAGGTCTGATGCATCGCTTTTAACGGCAATTTCTAATAATTCGTTAATATTCATAATTACTGCCTTATCAATCTTAAAGAGACACTATTGTGGTGTTGAGTAAGTTTTGCACGGGGTATCATCAGATTTCATAACCGGCAAACGGATAATTGGTAACTGGTAACTGGTAATTGGTAACTGGTAATTGGTAACTCGTAATTGGTAATTGGTAACTCGTAATTGGTAATTGGTAACTGGTAATTGGTAATTGGTAATTGGTAATTGGTAACTCGTAATTGGTTAAATAATTTCGTCCTGAGTTCAGCCGGTAATCCCTCAGTTATCAGTGGTAAAAACTAAATAGAAATTTTCTCTCGCAAAGACACAAAGTTCGCAAAGATTATAATTTATTCCTTTGCGTTCTTTGCGCCTTAGCGGGAAATTTAATCTTTATGCCTTTCCCCTGAAAATAGCGAATTAGTGAATTAGAGATTAGCGAATTAGTATAGTATCCACAGACTCGTATCCTCTGGTTTAGAACACATATTCCCCCTTAATAAAGGGGGTTAGGGGGTTGTCCTTCTCCCATTTTCATTGCCCTTTGTGAGCCCTGGCTCATGTCCGTTTCTCCTGAAAATAGAAAGTAGAGAGTAGAAA
The bacterium genome window above contains:
- a CDS encoding acetyl-CoA carboxylase carboxyltransferase subunit alpha, whose amino-acid sequence is MGNTYLDFERPIEELENKITELTSISQTKQDLDVTKQVKELEKQVATIKRKIFANLTPWQITQLARHPQRPNTIDYISKIFTDFIELHGDRKYSDDPAIIGGIAFLEGQCVFIIGHKKGRDTKSNLLCNFGMPHPEGYRKALRIMELAEKFKKPLLTFIDTPGAYPGIGAEERGQGEAIAKNLFALSQLKTPIIVTIIGEGGSGGALAIAVGDRILMLENAIYSVISPEGCAAILWEDKDKAPESAATLRLTAKDLLELEIIDEIIQEPAGGAHRNIDEICDNVKKALIKHLYELQKHNTSTLVLKRYKKFRKMGRFSENNTPEEKAKEKN
- a CDS encoding type IV pilus twitching motility protein PilT codes for the protein MNINELLEIAVKSDASDLHLKVGSPPLLRVYGDLVALETLPKLTEADTKKLAYDMLTPTQQRRFEASLGLDLSYEIPGLARFRTHIFQQREMIGIVCRIIPLKTQTMDELGLPEICKDLCRRPRGLLLITGSAGAGKTTTQAALIDYINETFPVHIMTIEDPIEFTHECKKAVVNQRQLESDTLSFSEALKHVFRQDPDVILIGEMRDLETIQLAVTAAETGHLVLGTLHTTDTVSTIDRIVDVFPPHQQPQVRSQLTVNLVGVISQLLIRKVVEKGRVAAFEVLVAVPAVRSLIREAKTYQIPSVLQTGKKQGMRSMDQSLAELVAKKIVSYEEALAKSINPREFADLVGKAR
- a CDS encoding alpha/beta hydrolase yields the protein MTSYQLPITSYQLPITSYQLPVTNYQLPVTNYPFAGYEI